From a region of the Saccharomycodes ludwigii strain NBRC 1722 chromosome VII, whole genome shotgun sequence genome:
- a CDS encoding uncharacterized protein (similar to Saccharomyces cerevisiae YDL019C | OSH2 | OxySterol binding protein Homolog (paralog of YAR042W | SWH1)) — MASTSNADSIDSGKLQVDRGTKPPPASPSQHLNTIDTTIDNNHQNQNMQNYNTDTDSNEQESVSKPLLRLKLLDALRRGDFGNLYALLKEQHLNNPEVKEVLSLLLHYAVQVSTLSMIKQIVQHFVVNGEKEILQLDINYQDQDGNTPLHLAAYQSRADVVHLLLQQSSLINDCITNNQHLQPAEMCKDRNIVHMMQLAKSKYVAEIAQEFRLAFNNRDFGHLEYILENARNNELLDINGTDPETGDTVLHEFVKKKDIVMVRWILRHGGDPFKRDKQGHLPIDLINIADEENASASSNDLKTNDAKNKINSAKETGERPRSAATTTALNAELKKLLQHAAREQSVIDVTSSLHEPPTYKGYLRKWTNFAQGYKLRWFILSADGILSYYKDQDDTSNACRGSLNMRNCYLHLDSSEKLKFEIVGGNDDTVRWHLKGNHPVETNRWVWAIQGAIRFAKDKEILIRNSVLAPAGNFSSTSLSAARLRSNSNASVQKSIDSARSRLSLATELNDNLTEHGKNYVEKIKSNRLSQESSRPGSNFSRPSSIIIDATKNAVEKPSGVEKPSGDSIASAAGPVNNSNHKATAAVSTSNTNLSTGSAYSSTNLSKPITPIFANAEARSDNKNGEQNDRAEDEEDEEDEEDEKEDKLFRDEVYGPTVEGKAATASSSSSLGITTTKITDGPYAEELSVLKRSVIIELSSLEDLLTNAKHGNNKSNNKLSSSAAINRYDDTVFNIALKSLKTIFDLFNQLNNLSEKQDKKLLKLLTKQRDINNLWIQSVKDLELELIGKEKKISNLSGERKKLLKLLEEKSKDIETVVKNETNGKATMNETNEQLTEIVTYMQQMKIQYTSNEQDSDMGDDDDEFFDAESVWEDSQGESSNESQENLRKKNFSGDALNENANTAIAPIEPAKGAKEQGLQMKHTTEPNSATETKTHNQSPAMKNHQETNTTTPIVNQKQNSDSINIPVTDETVTNTDNNTTDSVTLTNTHNDTLATSKNSKPSDAISVAPTASSQKSHSSVDFKKLNKIQLKKYTQLEEEGSFYGYEDGLRKRLKLSEDDRPKISLWGVLKSMVGKDMTRMTLPVSFNEATSLLQRVCEDMEYEPLLEKAASFTEDSTLRLLYVSIFTASAYASTTKRVAKPFNPLLGETFEYCRPDQGYRFMTEQVSHHPPVSAVWCESPRYDYFGDSNVDSKFNGRSFDFKHLGLWYLNLRPDGQDCKEELYTFKKPNNQVIGILLGNPQVDNYGDMEIINHVTGDRCVMHFKARGWRSTHAYEVKGEVYNAKGGKEWVLGGHWNESLYAKKVLKPNSNEEMSVEQSSSGTKSSKKVSDKVTYDGSKFLVWRASPRPRFPFNLTSFAVTLNAPQPKLVPYLPRTDTRLRPDQRDMEDGEYDKAAEEKNRVEQKQRAVRKEREQKGTKYKPRWFTKKVHPVTKKEFWQYNGEYWVERKDHAWKDVANIF; from the coding sequence ATGGCTTCAACTTCCAATGCTGATTCTATTGATAGTGGTAAACTTCAAGTGGATCGAGGAACAAAACCGCCACCAGCTTCTCCATCACAACATTTGAACACAATTGATACAACTATAGATAATAACCACCAAAATCAAAACATGCAAAATTACAACACCGACACTGATTCAAATGAACAGGAAAGCGTTAGCAAACCATTATTACGTTTAAAACTCTTGGATGCGTTACGTAGGGGTGATTTTGGAAATTTGTAtgctttattaaaagaacaacatttaaataatccAGAGGTTAAAGAAGTTCTTTCGCTACTATTACATTATGCCGTTCAAGTTTCTACGTTGAGCatgataaaacaaatagtACAACACTTTGTGGTAAATggtgaaaaagaaattttacaaCTAGACATTAATTATCAGGACCAGGACGGGAATACCCCACTACACTTGGCAGCTTATCAATCCAGAGCAGATGTTgttcatttattattacaacaATCTTCTTTGATCAATGACTGTATTACCAATAATCAACATTTACAACCGGCAGAAATGTGTAAGGATAGAAACATAGTCCACATGATGCAACTTGCCAAGTCCAAATATGTGGCTGAAATTGCACAAGAGTTTAGATTGGCCTTTAATAATAGGGATTTTGGCCATTTAGAATATATCTTAGAAAATGCAAGAAATAATGAGCTATTGGATATTAATGGTACTGACCCTGAGACCGGCGATACTGTTCTACACGAGTTTGTTAAGAAAAAGGATATTGTTATGGTACGCTGGATTCTGCGTCATGGCGGTGATCCGTTTAAAAGGGATAAACAAGGCCATTTACCAATAGATTTGATTAACATTGCTGATGAAGAAAACGCTAGTGCAAGTAGTAATGATCTAAAGACTAATGATGCCAAAAATAAGATTAATTCAGCCAAGGAAACTGGTGAAAGACCACGCAGTGCTGCCACTACCACTGCATTAAATGctgaattgaaaaagttATTGCAACATGCTGCTCGCGAACAAAGTGTTATTGATGTTACCAGTAGTCTGCACGAACCTCCTACTTACAAGGGTTATTTACGTAAATGGACTAATTTTGCACAAGGCTATAAACTACGTTGGTTTATATTATCTGCAGATGGCATATTATCTTACTATAAAGACCAAGACGATACATCTAATGCGTGCAGAGGTTCCTTGAACATGCGTAACTGCTATTTACATTTAGATTCCAGcgaaaaattgaaatttgaGATTGTAGGGGGCAACGATGACACTGTTAGATGGCACTTGAAAGGTAATCATCCAGTCGAAACAAATAGATGGGTCTGGGCTATACAAGGTGCTATAAGATTTGCTAAAGATAAGGAAATTTTAATCAGGAACAGCGTACTTGCACCAGCGGGGAATTTTAGTAGCACGTCGCTCTCTGCAGCAAGATTGCGTTCCAATAGTAATGCCTCCGTGCAAAAATCTATTGATTCTGCAAGATCAAGGTTATCATTGGCCACGGAATTAAACGACAATTTAACTGAGCACGGGAAAAATTATGTtgagaaaattaaaagcaaTAGACTATCTCAAGAGAGTTCACGCCCAGGTTCCAATTTTTCCAGACCAAGTTCTATCATCATTGATGCTACCAAAAATGCTGTTGAAAAGCCAAGCGGTGTTGAAAAGCCAAGCGGTGATAGTATTGCATCTGCTGCAGGACCTGTAAACAATAGCAATCATAAAGCCACCGCTGCTGTTTCAACCTCAAATACTAATCTATCAACTGGCTCTGCTTATAGTTCTACCAACTTGTCTAAGCCGATTACCCCTATTTTTGCCAACGCGGAAGCTCGGAGcgacaataaaaatggcGAACAAAACGATAGAGCTGAAGacgaagaagatgaagaggatgaagaagatgaaaaagaagataaaCTGTTCAGGGATGAAGTATATGGTCCTACCGTCGAGGGCAAGGCAGCTActgcttcttcttcttcttctcttGGTATCACTACTACCAAGATTACAGACGGCCCCTATGCTGAAGAATTGAGCGTTTTAAAAAGGAGTGTTATTATCGAATTAAGTTCGCTTGAAGATTTGTTGACAAACGCTAAGCACGGGAACAACAaaagcaataataaattatccTCATCTGCGGCAATTAACAGGTATGACGACACAGTTTTTAATATCGCCTTGAAATCtttgaaaacaattttCGATTTATTCAACCAATTGAACAATTTGTCGGAGAAACAGGataaaaaacttttgaaattaCTTACTAAACAACGTGACATAAATAATCTATGGATACAATCCGTTAAAGATTTAGAACTCGAGCTGATTGgaaaggagaaaaaaattagcaaTTTATCTGGTGAACGtaaaaaactattaaaattattggaagaaaaaagtaaagaTATTGAAACCGTTGTTAAGAACGAAACGAATGGAAAAGCTACAATGAATGAAACAAACGAACAATTAACCGAAATCGTGACTTACATGCAACAGATGAAAATACAATATACTTCCAACGAACAAGATAGCGACATGGgcgatgatgatgacgaaTTTTTTGATGCAGAAAGCGTTTGGGAGGATTCTCAAGGAGAAAGTTCAAACGAAAGCCAAGAAAATCTTCgtaagaaaaatttttctggTGACGCTTTAAACGAAAACGCCAACACTGCTATCGCTCCTATTGAACCGGCTAAAGGAGCAAAGGAGCAAGGGCTACAAATGAAGCACACTACTGAACCTAATAGTGCAACAGAGACCAAAACCCATAATCAATCACCAGCAATGAAGAATCATCAGGAAACAAACACTACTACTCCTATTGTCAACCAAAAGCAAAACTCTGATAGTATCAATATTCCAGTCACTGATGAAACAGTGACAAatactgataataatacaacaGATTCTGTTACGTTAACCAACACTCACAACGATACACTTGCCACATCCAAAAACTCAAAACCATCGGATGCAATTTCAGTTGCACCAACAGCTTCGAGCCAAAAATCCCATTCTTCAGTAGATTTCAAGAAACTAAACAAAATCcaattaaagaaatatacACAACTGGAGGAAGAAGGCAGTTTCTATGGTTATGAAGATGGTTTAAGAAAAAGGTTGAAATTGAGTGAGGATGACAGACCAAAGATTAGTTTATGGGGTGTTTTGAAGAGTATGGTTGGTAAGGATATGACTAGAATGACATTACCGGTTTCTTTTAATGAGGCAACCTCTCTATTGCAAAGAGTTTGCGAAGATATGGAATATGAACCTTTGTTGGAAAAAGCTGCCAGTTTTACCGAGGACTCCACTTTGAGGCTGTTGTatgtttctatttttacTGCTTCTGCTTATGCATCGACCACTAAGAGAGTTGCTAAGCCATTCAACCCATTATTGGGTGAGACTTTTGAATATTGTAGACCAGATCAGGGCTACAGATTTATGACTGAACAAGTTTCTCATCATCCACCAGTTAGTGCGGTTTGGTGTGAGTCTCCAAgatatgattattttgGTGATTCCAATGTTGATTCGAAATTCAATGGTAGATCATTTGACTTCAAACATTTGGGGTTGTGGTATTTGAATTTGAGACCAGATGGACAGGATTGTAAAGAAGAACTCTACACTTTTAAGAAACCAAATAATCAAGTTATCGGTATTTTACTTGGTAATCCTCAAGTTGATAATTATGGTGATATGGAAATCATTAATCATGTCACTGGCGATAGGTGTGTGATGCACTTTAAGGCCAGAGGTTGGAGGTCTACGCATGCTTATGAAGTAAAGGGTGAGGTTTATAATGCTAAAGGTGGTAAGGAATGGGTTTTAGGTGGGCATTGGAATGAAAGTTTATATGCTAAAAAAGTCTTGAAACCAAATTCAAATGAAGAAATGAGTGTTGAGCAATCTAGTTCAGGTACCAAATCCTCCAAGAAGGTATCTGACAAAGTTACTTATGATGGGAGCAAATTCTTGGTCTGGCGTGCTAGTCCAAGACCACGTTTTCCATTTAACTTGACATCGTTTGCTGTTACATTGAATGCTCCACAACCAAAATTAGTTCCATATTTGCCACGCACAGATACTCGTTTAAGACCAGATCAAAGAGATATGGAGGATGGTGAATATGATAAGGCAGCGGAGGAAAAGAATCGTGTGGAACAAAAACAAAGGGCGGTCCGTAAAGAAAGAGAACAGAAAGGTACTAAATATAAACCCAGATGGTTTACTAAGAAAGTTCATCCTGTTACCAAGAAAGAATTCTGGCAGTATAATGGTGAGTACTGGGTTGAAAGAAAAGACCATGCTTGGAAGGATGTCGCAAACATTTTTTAG
- the CRT10 gene encoding Crt10p (similar to Saccharomyces cerevisiae YOL063C | CRT10 | Constitutive RNR Transcription regulators) — MSDQEELFKYWLKFKDISTRLFGNKRKRVNEPLVLHGNDRFLSHHYCIDSNYYLISGKVNSELCTCAFYDYNNPDLASSYSYDHQYFHDEKQLISNNKCLDNQDGLGDKYLKVELLDCSVEFENFQKDLNANIFSNNLLCCYKNMVIVAMAPDLVLQKQPSGILVKINLESIVSKACKHFLNNYKSAFMEYNETLGNEVLGKSWEITFIKMAKFYGKDLLMLCLTNGFVFCAFCEDVYQNETFEPLFQLKTELSCWSIDIFDDGPIKVFAVGSNERTVTLFFHDSHNKEIQPNKSNIVYKIGRIPCSDNVPTVAFYPKRTSEGNAILYYGNIIGQIVSVKIFLKPNKDYKGTNFTDEPFAYKYLNSQFLGTQCWSISLLFENEICKDFLKVSSWEELSGCPNKTLNSIQEHNVLQDYLILDNLRYDDFDGYDKTVKTYGTGAKIARIPVPTQSLLERCVIYDDNDGFISTEVHINSGELATYPFDTFDEYTNLYGIGENELCYNDLRAPGKNGILTEHMRRKFDKLYTKIRQQRNKKTEKKTKIQDLISITNPIASSAEQGISEFLKDRAQEVGDIVQVSFNSILSKADKFIDAFDFIYNYHLAGYDMRNYYPGPILRIGEFLEQYGINTRKYEYYTLIYIFKDLAQLCIKDKIVPYDEFFNNVFQKYINDRIYTDSVLYPHNDLISYTPTERGGNTTCFINNEIYKIRDLYLSIDATETNPTESMHYHDEIDMCEQSGCYLFSTGINGAYLVTGHPLIINAYTPKKIFDISIVLDNPQINLEKRNLLQYANRISITCWIRELNCMVVASQAGCVSIFRLTEYKGVKCFRQEHILGTDNFELDSETIKQNYLQHKININLKYGMIKGLAYRYIDNRNEGSTETTCVESYALLYVYHSHGLNVYKIGL; from the coding sequence ATGAGCGATCAAGAAGagttatttaaatattggtTGAAGTTTAAGGATATTTCTACAAGACTGTTCGggaataaaagaaaacgTGTTAACGAACCCTTAGTATTGCATGGAAATGATCGATTTCTATCCCACCATTATTGTATTGActcaaattattatttaattagcGGAAAAGTTAATTCTGAATTATGTACTTGTGCATTTTATGACTACAACAACCCCGACTTAGCATCGTCATATTCCTATGACCATCAATACTTTCATGATGAGAAACAATTAATATCCAACAACAAGTGCTTAGATAACCAGGACGGACTTGGGGACAAATACTTAAAAGTTGAATTATTGGACTGCAGTGTTGAATTTGAGAATTTccaaaaagatttaaatgcaaatattttttcgaataatcttttatgttgttataaaaatatggtGATAGTAGCTATGGCCCCGGATTTGGTGTTGCAAAAACAACCTAGCGGTATTTTGGTGAAAATCAACCTCGAATCAATCGTTTCTAAGGCATGCAAGCactttttgaataattataaatccGCCTTTATGGAATATAATGAGACACTTGGAAATGAAGTGCTTGGGAAATCCTGGGAAATAACCTTTATAAAGATGGCAAAATTTTATGGGAAAGATTTACTAATGCTATGTTTGACCAATGGATTTGTATTTTGTGCATTTTGTGAAGATGTATACCAAAACGAAACATTTGAGCCGCTTTTCCAATTAAAAACGGAATTATCTTGTTGGAGTATAGATATTTTTGATGATGGGCCGATAAAGGTTTTTGCTGTTGGTTCAAATGAAAGGACGgttactttattttttcatgaTTCtcataataaagaaatccAACCCAATAAAAGTAACattgtttataaaatagGTAGAATTCCATGTTCGGATAATGTTCCCACCGTAGCCTTTTATCCCAAAAGGACGAGCGAGGGGAATGCTATTCTATATTATGGTAACATTATAGGCCAGATAGTCAGTGTAAAGATTTTCTTGAAGCCAAACAAAGACTATAAGGGGACAAATTTTACTGATGAACCATTTGCTTATAAATACTTGAATTCGCAATTTTTAGGTACACAATGCTGGTCGATTAGTTTGCTATTTGAGAACGAAATTTGtaaagattttttaaaagtatcTTCATGGGAAGAATTATCAGGTTGtccaaataaaacattaaatTCAATTCAAGAACACAATGTCCTACAAGactatttaattttagataACCTTAGATACGATGATTTTGATGGATATGACAAAACAGTTAAAACTTATGGAACAGGCGCAAAAATAGCCAGGATTCCCGTTCCGACGCAAAGTTTATTGGAAAGATGTGTTATatatgatgataatgacgGATTTATCAGTACAGAAGTTCATATTAACTCTGGAGAGCTGGCTACATATCCCTTTGACACATTTGATGAATACACAAATTTATACGGCATTGGAGAAAACGAGCTATGCTATAACGACTTGCGTGCGCCTGGTAAAAACGGAATTTTAACAGAGCATATGAGGCGAAAATTTGATAAGCTGTATACCAAAATTAGGCAGCAacgtaataaaaaaactgagAAGAAGACTAAGATCCAGGATCTTATCAGTATAACAAATCCTATTGCTAGCAGTGCTGAGCAGGGCATTTCAGAATTCTTAAAGGATAGAGCCCAGGAGGTAGGTGACATAGTGCAAGTATCGTTTAATAGTATTTTATCCAAAGCAGATAAATTCATAGATGCATTCGATTTCATCTATAATTATCATTTGGCAGGGTATGATATGAGAAATTATTATCCTGGTCCTATACTCAGGATAGGAGAATTCTTAGAACAGTATGGGATTAATACCAGAAAGTATGAGTATTATACATTAatttacatttttaaagatCTTGCACAACTTTGTATTAAAGACAAGATAGTTCCATACGATGAGTTTTTCAATAAcgttttccaaaaatatataaatgacAGAATCTATACGGATTCTGTGTTGTATCCCCACAATGACTTAATTTCCTACACGCCAACTGAGAGAGGCGGTAATACTACCTGCTTTATAAACAATgaaatttacaaaattcGTGATTTGTATTTGAGTATCGATGCTACTGAAACAAACCCAACTGAGTCCATGCATTATCATGATGAAATCGATATGTGTGAACAATCGGGATGTTATCTTTTTAGCACTGGTATCAATGGTGCATATTTAGTCACGGGTCATCCATTGATAATTAATGCATACACTCctaagaaaatatttgatatCTCAATAGTACTTGATAACCCGCAAATTAATCTTGAAAAACGGAATCTTTTGCAATATGCAAACAGGATATCAATAACTTGTTGGATTAGGGAGTTAAATTGTATGGTAGTTGCCTCTCAAGCGGGATGTGTAAGTATTTTTAGATTAACTGAGTACAAGGGAGTCAAATGTTTTAGACAGGAACATATTTTGGGTACTGATAATTTTGAACTAGATTCTGAAACAATAAAGCAGAATTATTTGCAACACAAAATCAATATTAACTTAAAATATGGTATGATTAAGGGCTTGGCATACAGGTATATCGATAACAGAAATGAAGGTTCAACAGAAACAACCTGTGTCGAGAGTTATGCATTGTTGTATGTGTACCATAGCCATGGGCTCaatgtttataaaataggtttataa
- the URM1 gene encoding ubiquitin-related modifier URM1 (similar to Saccharomyces cerevisiae YIL008W | URM1 | Ubiquitin Related Modifier) — MVNVKVEFLGGLDAIFNKQRQYKLVVPNTPTGVTVGDLIQYIVANMIKNQSDIEVFIQDNTIRPGILTLINDTDWELEGGEDYILEDGDVVSFTSTLHGG, encoded by the coding sequence ATGGTTAATGTTAAAGTGGAATTCTTAGGAGGATTGGATGCAATTTTCAATAAGCAGAGACAATATAAATTAGTAGTGCCAAATACTCCAACAGGGGTTACCGTAGGTGATTTGATTCAATATATTGTTGCTAACATGATTAAGAACCAAAGTGATATAGAGGTTTTCATCCAAGATAATACTATTAGACCAGGTATACTTACGTTGATTAATGATACCGATTGGGAGTTGGAAGGCGGTGAAGATTATATACTAGAAGATGGTGATGTGGTTTCATTTACCTCTACTTTGCATGGTGGATAG
- the NAS2 gene encoding Nas2p (similar to Saccharomyces cerevisiae YIL007C | NAS2 | Non-ATPase Subunit), whose translation MSLQTDNDFSKLSLENDHDNLNIDPELRKTIDKTIYGGADRSFNNHVKTPLADLIILKRNIEAELLRFEELLKSNFEAKSQSNPQATTSIANTTLNNYDNAIFPSKTNDYMNAPLINRDGYPRDDVDIFTIRLLRQNCNMLKNDLTHLIDYIHVEMGKYWEGVDKNKGTSNSTITNNNDNATFDPIQASPFCKITGVLKGSPSDQCGLQDNDLLCRIGAIDTLKYYSSHDKLLGVSNYVKEHIDREIPVMIKRKQNGAFINLELTLIPNSNNWDGPGILGCTLVKI comes from the coding sequence ATGTCTTTACAAACCGATAACGATTTTAGTAAATTATCTCTAGAAAATGATCATGATAACTTAAATATTGATCCCGAATTAAGAAAGACCATTGATAAAACTATATACGGTGGTGCAGATCGTTCTTTCAATAATCATGTTAAAACACCCTTAGCTGATTTAATCATattaaaaaggaatatCGAGGCAGAATTATTACGGTTTGAAGAGTTGCTAAAAAGCAATTTTGAAGCCAAAAGCCAATCCAATCCCCAAGCTACTACATCTATCGCAAATACCACGcttaataattatgataATGCTATCTTTCCCTCTAAAACAAACGATTATATGAACGCCCCATTGATTAATAGAGATGGGTATCCTCGGGATGATGTGGATATTTTCACAATTAGATTGCTCAGACAAAATTGTAATATGTTGAAAAATGATTTAACACATTTAATTGATTATATACATGTAGAAATGGGCAAGTACTGGGAGGGAGTGGACAAGAATAAAGGCACCTCTAACAGCACCATAACCAATAACAACGACAATGCCACCTTTGATCCGATCCAGGCCAGTccattttgtaaaattacTGGGGTTCTTAAAGGCAGTCCCAGTGATCAATGCGGTCTCCAAGACAATGATTTACTTTGCAGAATCGGTGCTATAGAcactttaaaatattactcAAGCCATGACAAGTTGCTTGGTGTAAGCAACTACGTTAAAGAGCATATCGATCGGGAAATACCCGTAATGATCAAAAGAAAGCAAAATGGTGCGTTTATCAATCTCGAGTTAACATTAATTCccaatagcaataattgGGATGGCCCCGGCATTTTAGGTTGTACACTtgtgaaaatataa